The following are from one region of the Anomaloglossus baeobatrachus isolate aAnoBae1 chromosome 1, aAnoBae1.hap1, whole genome shotgun sequence genome:
- the LOC142299010 gene encoding T-box protein VegT-like, whose translation MLSVPDVKPATDMDCVNNQDSLYLHNSVSASLEELDLWRQFHHERTEMIITKSGRRMFPQCKIRLFGLHPYTKYVVLADFIPIDNCRYKWNKNQWEAAGKAEPHPPCRTYIHPDSPAPGAHWMKDIICFQKLKLTNNTLDQHGHIILHSMHRYKPRFHVIQSDDVYNTRWGLLQVFSFPETEFTAVTAYQNEKITKLKIDHNPFAKGFREQERMHKRDNPMKLVPPSPSNQQKRKKWENSPEAEQKVSRLKEEPEDVPTRLYAPWGPNSEGSQNLTPNSLDLTASPSQEQQVPSSSSSFLCRSPNKRYLQPLSSTVDLRDAQGRRLTPDVATVPESDALQGSSFHSLQPAQDRSGVMNLPVETTMRQNLRGSMYSTYGAEQWMVPSQGPYRPMNYSYPTERSTQGTVAHPHNGVSDWSQYSLFPFSCW comes from the exons ATGCTGTCTGTGCCTG ATGTGAAACCCGCAACAGACATGGACTGTGTTAACAATCAAGATTCTCTTTACCTTCACAACTCTGTCAGTGCGTCGCTTGAGGAACTGGACTTATGGAGACAATTTCACCATGAAAGGACAGAGATGATCATCACTAAATCGGGAAG ACGGATGTTCCCACAGTGCAAGATTAGACTATTTGGGCTTCATCCTTACACTAAATATGTGGTGTTGGCAGACTTTATTCCCATTGACAACTGCAGATATAAG TGGAACAAGAATCAGTGGGAGGCTGCAGGAAAAGCGGAACCGCACCCACCATGCCGGACCTATATTCACCCCGACTCTCCGGCTCCTGGGGCCCACTGGATGAAAGACATAATCTGCTTCCAAAAACTAAAACTCACCAATAACACCCTGGACCAACATGGACAT ATCATCTTGCACTCTATGCACAGATACAAGCCCAGGTTCCATGTTATACAGTCAGATGATGTGTACAATACCCGCTGGGGGTTACTACAAGTGTTCAGCTTCCCAGAGACAGAGTTTACGGCAGTGACGGCCTACCAAAATGAGAAG ATTACAAAATTGAAAATTGATCACAATCCATTTGCTAAAGGATTTCGGGAACAGGAAAGAATGCACAAAAG GGACAATCCTATGAAACTTGTGCCGCCAAGTCCAAGcaatcagcagaaaagaaagaagtggGAGAACAGTCCTGAAGCAGAACAAAAAG TTTCACGTTTGAAGGAAGAGCCTGAGGATGTTCCCACACGATTATATGCCCCTTGGGGTCCAAATTCAGAAGGGAGCCAGAATCTGACCCCTAACTCCTTAGATTTGACAGCATCTCCAAGCCAAGAACAGCAGGTTCCTTCATCTTCCTCCAGCTTTTTATGCAG AAGTCCAAACAAAAGATATCTTCAGCCGCTTTCCAGCACTGTGGATTTACGTGATGCACAAGGTAGACGTCTCACACCAGATGTTGCTACAGTGCCGGAGTCTGATGCTTTGCAAGGGTCTTCATTTCATTCACTGCAACCTGCACAGGATCGCTCGGGTGTAATGAACCTTCCCGTTGAAACAACAATGAGGCAGAATCTGCGAGGATCCATGTACAGCACATATGGGGCAGAACAGTGGATGGTACCTTCACAAGGACCGTATCGCCCCATGAACTACTCCTATCCAACAGAAAGAAGCACACAAGGGACAGTCGCCCACCCACATAATGGCGTGTCGGACTGGAGCCAGTATTCTCTGTTCCCATTTAGTTGCTGGTGA